From Streptomyces sp. NBC_00775, one genomic window encodes:
- a CDS encoding helix-turn-helix transcriptional regulator: protein MVSSRSTLRPYEPGGSLLGREVEIARLLAIVEGRGQPRMLLLLGEAGTGKSRLLAVAVDHARDGGTLVLASQGVETESQQSFASLHQLLLPVLPDVATLADHQRNALETAFGIAPAESPPDPMLLRVAVLTLLSEVSDRQRVLLALDDVQDFDRDSLDVLGFVMRRITAQDVPVLLTARGQTAPAGITADLPTVLLGPLTEQAAAELLDAQPQAPTGRTRIELLRQAGGNPLAIIELCRAPGADGTGVLPGSALPQTERIQELYAARLRGLPMTTQRLILYAAASQGEDLATIMAAAGMGPDLSAWASAEEAGLVAIMDGRVLFRHPLARTGSYHTAPAYLRQQAHRDLAAALTAEPARRAWHLAAACIGHDESVAAALEDTAELAERRGGFYAAAQALQRSAECSPATADRARRYVKALHAATNAADPSWVSELYDKATALTEDRDLLGMAACGAGMALSLFGYQRQASRVLMSALEPDPPKSGMTVFAVASVLAAVAYQSGLPEVGRPVAGLVDEAGARNRDTPYSELATSDSWAAVRAVTLAAADPAEATEMLRGIRRRAGAPAPATSVAEMTRALGIGGVAWYADESDLCVETFRRVYALLSAYGAMGPAVPTLTAMAGALIDTGRWAEADEHLERTAALAAVHKLTFVQIDVEALRATLRALRGDTVGMTADPAWTAVALEENRATHARILRAAGTAATAAGDFDSAFRQYRSLFDDDGTPLHYFLSPRSIADLAAAAQRTGRQDEAAHVLAAVRAAAGPRPTNRMTLLMHHAAALTGDPKDVEHHFRLATVNPVGDQWPLARAQARLHYAQWLRRRRRSLEARPLLATALESFTRLGASALAEEARAELRASGVATAPAQADPLAELTAQQRQIVRLAARGLRNREIAEQLMLSPRTVSSHLYNVYPKLGVSSRNQLRDLFDDL, encoded by the coding sequence ATGGTGAGTAGCCGCAGCACCCTGCGCCCGTACGAACCTGGTGGGTCCCTGCTGGGCCGGGAGGTGGAGATCGCCCGCCTCCTGGCGATCGTCGAGGGCCGCGGCCAACCGCGGATGCTGCTTCTGCTCGGCGAGGCCGGCACGGGCAAGTCGAGGCTGCTGGCGGTCGCCGTCGACCACGCGCGGGACGGTGGAACGCTCGTCCTGGCCTCCCAGGGCGTCGAGACCGAGTCGCAGCAGTCCTTCGCGTCCCTGCACCAGTTGCTCCTGCCCGTGCTGCCCGACGTCGCCACCCTGGCCGACCACCAGCGCAATGCGCTCGAAACGGCGTTCGGTATCGCTCCCGCCGAGAGTCCGCCCGACCCCATGCTGCTGCGTGTGGCCGTTCTGACCCTGCTGAGCGAGGTCTCGGACAGGCAGCGCGTCCTGCTGGCCCTCGACGACGTCCAGGACTTCGACCGGGACTCCCTCGACGTGCTCGGTTTCGTGATGCGCCGTATCACGGCACAGGACGTGCCCGTGCTGCTGACCGCACGCGGGCAGACGGCCCCCGCGGGGATTACGGCAGACCTGCCTACCGTGCTGTTGGGGCCGCTGACCGAACAGGCCGCGGCCGAACTCCTGGACGCCCAGCCGCAGGCACCCACCGGCCGGACGCGGATCGAACTGCTGCGGCAGGCCGGAGGAAACCCGCTGGCCATCATCGAACTGTGCCGTGCGCCCGGAGCAGACGGCACGGGCGTGCTGCCGGGCAGCGCACTGCCGCAGACGGAGCGCATCCAGGAGCTGTACGCCGCCCGGCTGCGCGGCCTGCCCATGACGACCCAGCGGCTGATCCTGTACGCCGCGGCGTCGCAAGGCGAAGACCTCGCCACGATCATGGCCGCCGCGGGCATGGGGCCCGATCTCTCGGCGTGGGCCTCGGCCGAGGAGGCAGGCCTCGTGGCCATCATGGACGGGCGGGTGCTCTTCCGGCACCCGCTGGCACGCACGGGTTCCTACCACACGGCACCGGCCTACCTCCGACAACAGGCGCACCGGGATCTGGCGGCCGCACTCACGGCCGAACCGGCCCGCCGCGCCTGGCACCTGGCCGCCGCATGCATCGGCCACGACGAGTCCGTGGCCGCGGCGCTGGAGGACACCGCCGAACTCGCCGAGCGGCGCGGCGGCTTCTACGCGGCGGCCCAGGCGCTGCAGCGGTCCGCCGAGTGCAGCCCCGCGACCGCCGACCGGGCGCGCCGGTACGTGAAGGCGCTGCACGCCGCCACCAACGCCGCCGACCCCTCGTGGGTCAGCGAGCTGTACGACAAGGCCACCGCACTGACCGAGGACCGTGACTTGCTGGGCATGGCGGCCTGTGGTGCGGGCATGGCCCTGTCGCTGTTCGGTTACCAGCGCCAGGCGTCCCGGGTGCTGATGAGCGCGCTGGAGCCGGATCCCCCCAAGTCCGGCATGACCGTGTTCGCCGTGGCAAGCGTGCTCGCGGCCGTCGCGTACCAGTCGGGCCTGCCCGAGGTCGGGCGCCCGGTCGCCGGCCTGGTGGACGAGGCCGGGGCCAGGAACCGCGACACGCCCTACTCCGAACTGGCGACGAGTGACAGCTGGGCCGCCGTGCGGGCCGTGACCTTGGCCGCGGCCGACCCGGCAGAGGCCACCGAGATGTTGCGGGGTATCCGTCGGCGGGCGGGCGCGCCGGCGCCGGCGACCAGCGTCGCGGAGATGACCCGGGCCCTCGGGATCGGCGGGGTGGCCTGGTACGCCGACGAGTCCGACCTGTGCGTGGAGACCTTCCGTCGGGTGTACGCCCTGCTCAGCGCGTACGGTGCCATGGGCCCCGCCGTGCCCACGCTCACAGCGATGGCGGGGGCGCTCATCGACACGGGCCGGTGGGCGGAGGCCGACGAACACCTGGAGAGGACCGCGGCGCTGGCGGCGGTGCACAAGCTGACGTTTGTGCAGATTGACGTCGAGGCACTGCGGGCAACCCTGCGGGCCCTGCGCGGCGACACCGTCGGCATGACGGCGGACCCGGCTTGGACGGCAGTCGCACTGGAGGAGAACCGTGCCACCCACGCACGCATCCTGCGGGCCGCCGGTACCGCTGCCACGGCGGCCGGCGACTTCGACAGCGCGTTCCGGCAGTACCGGTCGCTGTTCGATGACGACGGCACGCCTTTGCACTACTTCCTGTCACCCAGGTCGATCGCGGACCTCGCCGCGGCCGCCCAGCGGACGGGCCGGCAGGACGAGGCGGCACACGTCCTCGCGGCAGTGCGCGCCGCGGCGGGGCCGCGGCCGACCAACCGGATGACGCTGCTCATGCACCACGCCGCCGCGCTGACCGGTGATCCGAAAGACGTCGAACACCACTTCCGACTCGCCACGGTGAACCCGGTGGGAGATCAGTGGCCGTTGGCCCGGGCGCAGGCGAGGCTCCACTACGCGCAGTGGCTGCGCAGACGGCGGCGCTCCCTGGAGGCCCGCCCGCTCCTGGCCACCGCGCTCGAGTCGTTCACCCGGCTCGGAGCGTCAGCCCTGGCCGAGGAAGCCCGCGCCGAGCTACGGGCGAGCGGCGTGGCCACCGCTCCCGCCCAGGCCGACCCACTGGCGGAACTGACCGCCCAGCAGCGCCAGATCGTACGGCTCGCGGCACGAGGCCTGCGCAACCGGGAGATCGCGGAGCAACTGATGCTCTCCCCGCGCACCGTCAGTTCGCACCTCTATAACGTGTATCCGAAACTCGGTGTCAGCAGCCGCAACCAGCTCCGCGATCTGTTCGACGATCTGTGA
- a CDS encoding alpha/beta fold hydrolase, which produces MSRSDSPTVVLVHGAFADASSFARVIPELIARGLEVVAPAVPNRSLLGDSAYIASIVREIPGPVILVGHSYGGAVITVAGVEDNVRALVYLAGYALEEGESLGELQGGFPDSDLAAALVYTPFPIEGSTTAGTDVTVQIDKFPSIFAADVDPRLAAVLAVSQRPLAAQAFTEKAPKAAWKTKPSWGLVAAADHTINPDVERYGYQRAGMTTVEVDSSHLVMLAHPERVIKLIEEAVRATAH; this is translated from the coding sequence TTGTCCCGTTCCGACAGCCCGACCGTCGTCCTGGTCCACGGCGCCTTCGCCGACGCGTCCAGCTTCGCCCGCGTCATCCCCGAGCTGATCGCCCGCGGCCTGGAGGTGGTGGCGCCTGCGGTGCCCAACCGCAGCCTGCTCGGCGACTCCGCCTACATCGCCTCGATCGTCCGTGAGATACCCGGACCGGTCATCCTGGTCGGACACTCCTACGGCGGTGCCGTCATCACCGTCGCCGGTGTGGAGGACAACGTCAGGGCGCTGGTCTACCTGGCCGGGTACGCCCTGGAGGAGGGCGAGAGCCTGGGCGAGCTGCAGGGTGGCTTCCCGGACTCCGACCTCGCCGCCGCGCTCGTCTACACCCCCTTCCCGATCGAGGGCTCCACCACTGCCGGCACCGATGTGACGGTCCAGATCGACAAGTTCCCGTCCATCTTCGCCGCCGACGTCGACCCCCGCCTCGCGGCCGTCCTCGCCGTCTCCCAGCGTCCGCTTGCCGCACAGGCCTTCACCGAGAAGGCACCAAAGGCGGCGTGGAAGACCAAGCCCTCCTGGGGTCTGGTCGCTGCAGCCGACCACACCATCAACCCTGATGTGGAGCGCTACGGCTACCAGCGGGCCGGCATGACCACCGTCGAAGTCGACTCCTCGCACCTGGTGATGCTCGCCCACCCCGAGCGCGTCATCAAAC